Proteins from one Pagrus major chromosome 1, Pma_NU_1.0 genomic window:
- the psmd12 gene encoding 26S proteasome non-ATPase regulatory subunit 12, giving the protein MSEERSERSDGKIVKMEVDYSSTVDQRLPECEKMAKEGKLQEAVESLLSLEKQTRTASDMVSTSRILVAVVQMCYEAKDWDALNENIMLLTKRRSQLKQAVAKMVQECYKYVDSMTDLTIKLRLIDTLRTVTAGKIYVEIERARLTKTLANIKEQNGEVKEAASILQELQVETYGSMEKKEKVEFILEQMRLCIAVKDYIRTQIISKKINTKFFQEEGTEESKLKYYNLMIQVDQHEGSYLSICKHYRAIYDTPCILEDSSKWQQALKSVVLYVILAPYDNEQSDLVHRISADKKLEEIPKYKDLLKQFTTMELMRWASLVEDYGKELREGSPDSPATDVFSYSEEAEKRWKDLKNRVVEHNIRIMAKYYTRITMKRMAGLLDLSIDESEEFLSSLVVNKTIYAKVDRLAGIINFQRPKDPNDLLNDWSHKLNSLMSLVNKTTHLIAKEEMIHNLQ; this is encoded by the exons ATGTCCGAGGAGCGATCTGAAAGATCCGATGGGAAGATTGTGAAGATGGAGGTCGACTACAGTTCAACTGTAGATCAGCGTCTCCCGGAATGCGAAAAAATGGCTAAA gaGGGCAAGCTGCAAGAGGCTGTTGAAAGCTTACTGTCCCTGGAGAAGCAAACCAGAACG GCGTCAGACATGGTGTCCACCTCTAGAATCCTTGTTGCTGTGGTTCAGATGTGTTATGAAGCCAAGGACTGGGATGcactgaatgaaaacatcatgttgCTCACCAAAAGGAGGAGTCAGCTGAAACAG GCTGTTGCCAAGATGGTGCAAGAATGTTATAAGTATGTGGATTCTATGACTGATCTGACTATCAAGCTGAGACTCATCGACACACTCCGCACTGTGACTGCTGGAAAG ATCTACGTAGAGATCGAGCGTGCCAGGCTCACGAAGACCTTGGCCAACATCAAGGAACAGAATGGTGAGGTCAAAGAGGCAGCTTCCATTCTACAGGAGCTGCAG GTGGAAACATATGGCTCAatggagaaaaaggagaaggtgGAATTTATCTTGGAACAGATGAGGCTTTGCATTGCTGTCAAAGATTACATCCGCACCCAGATCATTAGCAAGAAGATAAACACCAAATTCTTCCAAGAGGAGGGCACCGAG GAATCGAAGCTGAAGTACTACAACCTAATGATCCAGGTGGACCAGCATGAGGGCTCCTATCTGTCTATCTGCAAACACTACCGGGCCATCTATGACACACCCTGCATCTTGGAGGACAGCAGCAAGTGGCAACAG gCCCTGAAGAGTGTGGTGCTGTACGTGATTCTTGCCCCTTATGACAACGAGCAGTCAGACCTTGTGCACAGAATCAGTGCGGACAAGAAACTGGAAGAAATCCCTAAGTACAA GGACCTTCTGAAACAGTTCACCACTATGGAGCTGATGCGCTGGGCTTCCCTGGTGGAGGATTATGGGAAGGAGCTGCGAGAGGGCTCGCCTGACAGCCCCGCCACAGATGTCTTCTCTTActcagaggaggcagagaaaaggTGGAAGGACCTAAAGAACAGAGTGGTGGAGCAT AACATCAGAATAATGGCCAAATATTACACCAGAATCACAATGAAGAGGATGGCCGGACTCCTCGACCTCTCTATTGAC GAATCCGAGGAGTTCCTCTCCAGCCTAGTTGTAAACAAGACTATCTACGCCAAGGTCGACCGGCTGGCCGGCATCATCAACTTTCAGAGGCCTAAAGACCCCAACGACCTGCTCAACGACTGGTCGCACAAACTCAACTCTCTCATGTCTCTGGTCAACAAGACCACACATCTCATTGCCAAGGAGGAGATGATCCACAACCTGCAGTGA